The Tachyglossus aculeatus isolate mTacAcu1 chromosome 13, mTacAcu1.pri, whole genome shotgun sequence sequence AGcgtagactgagcaccccctcttttcttctccctttcccccgacCCCGCAGAGGAGACCCCGTTTGAGGTGGGGGTTCGGGTGCAGATCCACAGCCAGGAAGAGCCACCGGACATCGACCAGCTGGGCTTCGGGGCTGCCCCAGGATACCAGACCTTCGTGTCCTGCCAGGAGCAGCGTGtatccaccaataataataatagtaatcatcatcatcattcatccattcaatcctgtttattgagcacttactgtgtgcaaagcactgtactaagccctcgcccccccatccccccgtcttacctccttcccttccccacagcacctgtatatatgtatatatgtttgtacatatttattactctatttattttacttgtacatatctattctatttattttattttgttaatatgtttggttttgttctctgcctcccccttctagactgtgagcccactgttgggtagggactgtctctagatgttgccaacttgtacttcccaagcgcttagtacagtgctctgcacacagtaagcgctcaataaatacgattgattgatagaacaacagacacattcctgcccacaacgatctcacagtctagagggataatgatgatggtatttattaagcgctttaagcgttttggggaagcagcgtggctcagtgaaaagggcccgggcttgggagtcagaggtcgtggtttctaatcccggctccgccgcttgtcagctgtgtgactttgggcaagtcatttaacttctctgtgcctcagtgaccccatctggaaaatggagatgaagactgtgagccccacgtgggacaacctgatcaccttgcatcctcctcagcgcttaggacagtgctttgcacatagtaggcgcttaaatatgttgccaacttgtacttcccaagcgcttagtacagtgctctgcacacagtaagcgctcaataaatacgattgaatgaatgaatgaatgaatgaacaagtgccatcatcattattattattattattatttactctgtgccaggcactgaactaagcgctgggttggggggattcaagcaaatcgagtcggaaagagcccgggcttgggtgccagaggtcatgggttctaatcctggctcggccagttctcagctgtgtggctttgggcaagtcacttaacttctctgtgcctcagttacctcatctgcaaaatggggattaagactgtgagccccacgtgggacaacctgatcaccttgtatcccccccagctcttagaacagtgcactgcatatagtaagcgctcaacaaatgccattattattattattattattattattaatcaatcaatcgtatttattgagcgcttcctgtgtgcagagcactgtactaagcgcttggggagtacaagtcggcaacatatagagacagtccctacccaacagtgggctcacagtctagaagggggaatattattattatttactctgtgccaggtactgtactaagtgcagggggtggggggattcaagcagatcgagttggacacatcatcatcctcaatcgtatttattgagcgcttactgtgtgtagagcactgtactaagcgcttgggaagtacaagttggcagtctcaatccccagtttacagacgaggtaattgaggtgcagagaagtgacttgtccaaggtcacccagcagacaagtggcggagccgggattagaacccaggtccttccgcctcTATCCACGGTGCCACGCTTCTTCCCCTGTCCCCAGCCCACTgcggcagccccccgccccccagttctTCCTTTAACTGCCAACACCGCAGCTGACCTTCTTGCCTCGCCCTTGGGGAGACTGCAGCTCTGCCCCCCTGGAGCTGGAGTCGGAGCCTGGGTTCCCCGGTTCTCCCGACGCCCCCGGATCCCCCGGATCCCCCGGATCCCCCGGCGTCGCCTACAGCCTCTCGGGCTGCCGCCGGGCCTGCGAGGCCCGCTACGTGGCTGCAAGGTGCAACTGTCGCATGGTGCACATGCCAGGTgacgggagaggggaaaggagggggagaggggtggcaaACAaaaaatcatgatgatggcatttgttaagcgcttatgtgcaaagcactgctctgagcgctggggaggttacaaggttgtcccatgtggggctcacagtcttcatccccattgtacggatgagggaactgaggcccagagaagtgtccaaagtcacacagctgacaatgggcggagccgggatttgaacccgcgacctctgattccaaaacccgggctctttccactgtgccgagCTGGCAAATgagaatcatgatgatggtatttgttaagcgcttactatgtgccaagcactgttctaagcgccggatggCAGCCAGAGCCCCCTGGCCCGCTCTGCTTCTGGCCACAGGCAGAGGAGTCCACTACCTCCCCCTCACCCGACTTGtctgtcccctctctcctcccccttttctccaggAAGAGCCCCCGTGTGCAGCCCCCAGCAGTACAAGATCTGTGCGAGCCCCGCCCTAGGTatgaagccccccgccccccgtccccctcatAACTGATTTGATCATTGCATGGCCGGCAgggtccctccccattcattcattcgttcgttcattcattcaatcgtatttattgagcgcttactgtgtgcagagcactggactgagcgcttggaaagtacagttcagcaacagagacaatccctgcccacaccggactcacagtctagaaggggggagacagacagcaaaacaagtaaacaggcatcgatagcatcagtataaataaagagaattatatatatatagtatatgtatacacatcagaacaagtaaacaggcattaatataaataaatagaattatagatattcattcattcaatcgtatttattaagcgcttactgtgtgcagagcactggactaagagcttgggaagtacaagttggcaacatatagaaacggtccctacccaacatatgtacaaaatatatacaTTCCACCTCCCCGGGGGGTCCCAGGCCTCCCCGtgacccccctccctctctcctcccctgcccccgcaGACTCCCTGCTGGGAGGAACGCCCCGCCCCACTCTATTTCCCCGGGACCCCcccagaagccccctccccactccacctcccCAAGGATCcggtcctcccccttccccctcccctgcaggATCCTTGCTGCCAAGGaacgccccctccccacttccccgagGACCCCAATCCTCCCTGAGACCCTCCTCACTTCCCCACTCCCCTGCAGGCTCCTTGCTGCAGAgggacgccccctccccactccacctcccTGGGGACCCCCCTGCGAccctcctccctccgtcccccctcCCCTGCAGACTCCTTGCTGCCAAGGtgacgccccctccccactccacctccctggggacccccctgcgaccctcctccctccctcccccctcccctgcagACTCCTTGCTGCTAAGGTGACGCCCCCTCCCTACTCCACCTCCCTGGGGACCCCCCTgcgaccctcctccctccctcctccctcccctgcagaCTCCTTGCAGCTAAGGtgacgccccctccccactccacctcccTGGGGACCCCCCTGCGAccctcctccctccgtcccccctcCCCTGCAGACTCCTAGCTGCCAAGGtgacgccccctccccactccaccttcCCGGGGGACCCCAATCcctcctgccaccctcctcccgccctcccgccctcccccgcaGACTCCCTGCTGCGGAgggacgccccctccccactccacctcccCGGGGGACCCCAATCCCCCCGCCAccctcctcccgccctcccccgcaGACTCCCTGTTGCGGAGGGACGCCCCCTCCCAGCTTCACCTCCCCGGGGGACCCCAATCcctcctgccaccctcctcccgccctcccgccctcccccgcaGACTCCCTGCTGCGGAgggacgccccctccccactccacctcccCGGGGGACCCcaatcccccctgccaccctcctcccgccctcccccgcaGACTCCCTGCTGCAGAgggacgccccctccccactccacctcccCGGGGGACCCcaatcccccctgccaccctcctcccgccctcccccgcaGACTTCCTGCTGCGGAGGgacgccccctccccaatccacCTCCCCGGGGGACCCCAATCcctcctgccaccctcctcccgccctcccccgcaGACTCCCTGCTGCGGAGGGACGCCCCCTGCCCACTCCACCTCCCCGGGGGACCCcaatcccccctgccaccctgctcccgccctcctccctcccccgcagACTGGCTGGTGCGGAGAGATGCCCCGTTCTGCCGGTGCCCGAGCCCCTGTGCCAGCACCCGCTACGGGAAGGAGCTGTCCATGGTTCGCATCCCCAGCCGCGCCGCCGCCGCCTATCTGGCCCGCAAGTACAACCGCAGCGAGCAGTACATAGCGTgagcagctccctccctccctttccctccctccctccctttccctccctttccctccctctcccaaatcccggccccgccccgccgggaGCCTCGACCGAGCAGCTAAGGCTTTGGGCCGGGAACGGCGCGGGGCGGCAGTGGGACTGTTATAtcgcaacaacaacaacaacaagaattgtggtctttgtcaagcgcttactaggtagcAGCAGCGGCTCTGGGCAGGGAAGGGCGcggggcagcattcattcattcactcattcatccattcaatcgtattcattgagcgcttactgtgtgcagagcactgggctaagcgcttgggaagtccaagttggcaacatagagagacggtccctacccaatcaatcaatcaatcaatcgtatttattgagcgcttactgtgtgcagagcactgggctaagcgcttgggaagtccaagttggcaacatcgagagacggtccctacccaatcaatcaatcaatcaatcaatcaatcgtatttattgagcacttactgtgtgcagagcactgggctaagcgcttgggaagtccaagttggcaacatacagagacggtccctacccaacgatgggctcacagtctagaagggggaggcagacaacaaaacgaaacatattaacaaaatgaagtaaatagaatagtgactagtggattgtaataataatgataataacaagaattgtgggattcgttaagcgcttactttggaccGAGGGCCGTACTAAACGCTGTGGTAGATTCaacatcatcaggtcccacgtggtaataataataataataataataataataatagcatttattaagggcttactatgtgcaaagcactgttctaagcgctggggaggttacaaggtggtaggagggagaacagctgttgaacccccattttgtagatgagggaactgaggcccacgagagttaagtgacttgcaggacGCAAGCATGATGGAGTGGgcagaagcccgggcttgggagtcggaggtcttgagttctaatcccggctcccccatttgtcagctgtatgactttgggcaagtcacttcgcttctctgggcctcagtgacctcatctgtaaaaaaggggacgaagacggtgagccccacgtggggcaacccgaccaccttgcatctaccccagcgcttggcacagagcaagcgcttaacaaatatcatcatcattattattattcatgtccctctgcctcagtttcctcatctgtaaaatggggatcgagactgtgagccccgcgtgggacagggactgtgtccaacccgatttgcttgcatccaccccagcgtttaggacagtgcctggcacagggtaagcgcttaacaaatgccagaattgttgttattattattactgttacttgcccaagtccaGGACTCTAAAcagagtaatcgctcagtaatagacaccgctgattgattgagtgaccagggtcttccctctccctcccgcccctcccaggGAGAACGTGCTAGTGCTGGACATCTTCTTTGAGGCGCTCAACTACGAGACGGTGGACCAGAAGAAGGCCTACGAGATGTCGGGACTCCTgggtgaggggcggggggctgcccCGGGTGACTTCAGAGGAGCCGGAGGGGACATGGTCAGGTCCATGGGGGCGTGGCCAGGCCGAGaccgtgacaataataataataattattattattatcattattattcataataataataattgtgttatttaatgataataataatgatggcatctgttaagcgcttactatgtgccaagcactgttctaagggctgggggggttacaaggtgatcaggttgtcccacgtggggcccacagcgcggctcaatggaaagagcccgggcttgggagtcagaagtcacgggttcaaaccccggctccgccaaattgtcagctgtgtgactttgggcaagtcacttcacttctctgtgcctcggctagctcatctgtaaaatggggatgaagactgtgagccccgcttgggacaatctgatcatcttatatcctccccaagcgcttagaacagtgctttgcacatagtgctgaacaaatgccatcatcatcattattattattattcatccccattttacagataagggaactgaggctcagagaagtggcttacccaaggtcacacagcagacaggtggccgagccgggattagaacccatgacttctgactcccaagcctgggctctttccactgagccgccctgcttctttgtgccaggcactgtactaagcgccggggtggatccaagcagatcggattggaccgagtccctgtcccacttagggttcccagtaataataataataataatgttgatatttcttaagctcttactatgtgccaagcacttttctaagcgctggggtagatacaaggttattaggttatcccacgtgggggctcacagtcctgatccccattttacagatgagggaactgaggcgtagagaagtgaagagacttgcccaaggccacacagctgaaaagtggcagagtcgggattagaactcatgaccttttgactgccaagcccgcgCTGTAGCcattatgccatcctgcttcccagccGGCCCACGGGCAGTTatggatgagggaaatgagagccGGGGGAGGGTCCGATCCCGCGTGGGCAGTGATgggggttgtcaatcaatcaatcatcaatcaatcgtatttattgagcgcttactgtgtgcagagcactgtactaagcgcttgggaagtacaagttggcaacatacagagatagtccctacccaacagtgggctcacagtctagaacggggagacagagaacaaaaccaaacatattaacaaaataaaataaatagaatcccctcccctctctccctccctccaggtgacATCGGAGGCCAGATGGGGCTGTTCATCGGTGCCAGCCTGCTCACCGTCTTGGAGATCCTCGACTATCTGTGTGAGGTGGGGTCCGGTccgatcccagactgagccccctccttcccctcgccctccttcccctccccacagcacctgtatatatatatatgtttgtacggatttattactctcattttatttgtacatatttattctatttattttattttcttaacacgtttggttttgttgtctgtctcccccttctagactgtgagcccgctgttgggtagggaccgtctctatatgttgccaacttggacttcccaagcgctcagtacagtgctctgcacacagtaagcgctcaataaatacgattgaatggatgaatgaatgaggtgggggCGAGACCCTGGGGGCTTCAGCCgtgaccctcctccctccctccccctcgcaGACCCCCTGCTGCGGacggaagccccctccccactccacctccctgagccatctcctccaccctccctccttcccctccccacagcacctgtatatatgtttgtacagatttattactctatttattttacttgtacatatttaccattctacttattttgttaatgaggtgcatttagctttaattctatccattctgacgatttgacccctgtccacatgttttgttttgttgtctgtctcccccttctagactgtgagcccgttggtgggtagggaccgcctctatgtgtcattcattcattcattcaatcgtatttattgagcgcttactgtgtccaaagtcgccaacttgtacttcccaagcgcttagtacagtgcagagcacctagcaagcgctcaataaatacgattgaatgaatgaatgagggcctcggccctacccatcatcataataattatggtatttgttaagcgcttactatgtgccgagcactcttctaagcgctgattaataatggtgagatttgttaagcgcttactatgtggcaggcactgtagtaagcgctggggtggatacaagcaaatcgggttggacacagcccctgccccacgtggggctcccagtttcagtccccattttagagatgagggcacggaggcccagacaagtcaagcgacttgcccaaggtcacacagcagacaagtggcggagcccggcttagaactcataataataataatgatggcatttgttaagcgcttactatgtgcagagcactgtgttctgactccccaggcccgggtTGCAGCCTCTGTGCAtacccttctagacggtgagcccgttgttgggtagggaccgtctctatatgtcgccaacttggacttcccaagagctcagtacagtgctccgcacacagtgagcgctcaataaatgcgactgaatgaatgaatgaatatgccaggctcctccccgcccccctcagaCTCCCtgttgccccctccccactcttcccccctGAGACCCTCCTTCCCCGTCcccggggggctcggggggcagcatcccctccatcccccccaccccccaccccccaccccttccctttcagGTGTTCCTGGACCGGGTCCTCGCCTATTTCTGGAAGAAGAGGCGGCCCCAGCAGCGGCGGCCCAGCGACAGCCTGGTAGCCCccttgcccccagcccccaaccaaaTCTCCACCACGCACACACAGACCGGGGCTGACCGCCCACCCCCAATCCcggcctccctccagcctctcgaGCAGCGGGCGGGCCCCAGGAGGGGGTGcgttgggggaaactgaggaccaaaCGCCCAAAGAAGGGGCTTGAagcaggaagggtgggagggcaAAGGAGGCGGCGGGCCAGCgacccccttcttccccaccctccgGACTTACTAGCTTCCCTCTGCAGCTCGAGGGCCGCATGGACCCCCACCAAAGCCCGGCTCTCTTCGCCCCCGGCCCCAGGtaatgccccccaccccggggggcaGCGTGGGAGCCGGGAATGGGGCAGGGGTCGCCCTGACgtgaaggggagggcagagggcccTCCGGACCCCCgctctgccctgctctgccccccAGGACCGTCACAGCCTCCCAACGGACCTGCTACCTCGTCACCCGCCTCTAGTGCCCGGGGCCCCCCCCCATGCCCCGGGATCCCAGCTCGCCCTCACCCACCGCTCCTGCATGAGCAGCAGCCCCCTAATAAACTCCAGCTCTACTTCAGCCCAGTGTGGGGGCCTCATTGGAGCTTGGGGGGCgccagcccagggttgggaggggcaggagctgCAGCCAGAGAttcctgggggtgaggggggtaaTGGGTGGAGGGACCAGTTTAGGCAGATCTGCAGCCAGGGACTGGGAGGCTCGGCCTGCCCACCcccagatgatgatgaggatgatggcatttgttaagcgcttactaagtgcaaagcactgttctaagcgccggggggatacaaggtgatcaggttgtcccttgtggggctcacagtcttaatccccattttacagatgagggaactgaggcccagagaagttaagtgacttgcccaaagtcacacagctaagtggcagaggcggaatttgaacccatgacctgcgactccaaagcccgggctctttccactgagccacgctgcttccccagagtcACGCTGCAACCAGTGTACTATTTCCCTAGGGAGTGGgcaccctctctcccacccctccttctctGGGAGGGCACCCTCTTCCTGGACTGGGTCAGGGGGGTCTCGCCCTTCCCTTCCTGAGATGATTCCTTGCAGGACTAGGGTTGAGCAGGGCCCGCCCAGCCGGTCCCCAGCCCTGGTGGCCCAGAGCTCCTCCAGCTGGGGACActgccagctcactgtgggccacgGGGTCTGTGCCAGGCTTCCCTGGAGtccgctcctcctcctgcccctgccacctctCTGCCCAAACGCCTCTGGCCCCCTAAATCCAGGCCGGATCTGCCGAGATCAGAGCTCTGGTCCCTGAGTAGCTGCTCTGCATGGGTGTGTGCGTGTCTGTCATCTGTcctcacctgtgtgtgtgtgtctgtccattCTCACTGGACTGTATGTGTCCTTGTCCGTCCTCACCCTCATGTTCGTGTGTGCCCATCCATCCTCACCCAACTCCCCTCGTGGAGGAAACCAACTGGAATCGTCACCCCACCCCTACTACATGCCCTCTGCGGGTGAGTTGGTCCAGCCGTGCTAAGTTAGAACAGGTCCAGAGCTACAGACCCCAGAGAAAGCAGGCAGCGGGCCGAAAAGAAATCTTGGCaagcctgcctttcctccttttccttacgCCAGTTTTCACATCAGGCCAAGCTGTGGGAAAGGAGGCTTTTATGAAATTAAATAAAATCCGTACAGagcagaggtcgacggcgggggcccagggggtggggaggcggggtgggACGTCCAGCCCAGGGGTCCTCATTGCCCCCAGCCGGCCCAGGCTAAACCCAGGTGTCCAGTCCTTCCAGCCCAGCTGGGGTTCAACCCTGGAGGAGGGGGTAGTCAGTCCTGCTGCGGGCCCACCCCCCTCAGTATGTTTGACCCTCGTGAGCCAaggcccccagcccccggggcAGCGAAGGGCAATCAGttcagcccggggcctgggagcccaggaaggaggggtgggagcagggaagagggggctgggggtgggaggcaggagactgggaggtagGGGATGGGATTGGGGGCGACCGTGCCTGGGAGGGGCAGAAGACCGACAAatcagggggtggggtggagaggctgtgctggcgggggggataggggagCAGAAGTCCAAGAagtcaggggaggagaaggagggggggaaagaaggCAGAATTGGGGGGACAGGGTAGGGTTAAGGGGGACAGAAATCGGAGAAGTAGTGGTGCTGCAGGGCCTCGTCCGCTGATATGCGCTGCACTGGGTTACACTTCAGCAGGTTCTGGTGGGCCGGAACGGAGGGGAGAAGATGGCTGagatccccccttctccccctcctcccctccccccccagccccggttCCCACCCCCTTTACCTGTAGCAAGTCCCTCCCGGTGGCATTGAGTTTGGGTACAACGTTGACCAGCGAGGTCGTGGCTGGATACATGGGGTatggctggggagaggggcagggctgcGTGTCAGAgtccggggggagaggggggcatggcagaagagggaagggcagagtggACCGGAAGCCGTCCAGACTCTCGGGGAGAGTcgggcccggccccctcctcaATCGCAGGCGCCCCCTTCCACCCGCACACCTTGTAATCGGGCAGCTTGGTCATCGCCGGCCACTGCTCCTCCGTCGGGGTGCCCAACagcgtggggggaggggaggtcaaGGGTCACTCTGGACAGGTTAGCAATCGAGTCGGGGGGCTAGGGTCAGGAGCCCCAGGGCTTCTCCAATTAACCCGGTCCAACCCCAAATCCCTCCCACTGACCCCCGCCCACCCAGCCTGGACACAGCTCCTCACTGGCTCCTGTCAAGTCCAGCTGCTGCCTCTCTTCTCCCGCCCGTCCCATCCCTGCTAGTGCTCATTCCTTCACTCACTCCCAggcctccctctccctcgccccccagACCCCTCCCTACCTTTGAGGCCAAGTCGGGGAAGAAaacacctccttcaggaaaccttccctgattgttTTAAAAGCCTCTCTCCACCCTTCAGGGATGAGGAAGCAAAGTCTTTGGGGGTGAACTTGTGATTCCTCGGGGGCTCC is a genomic window containing:
- the ASIC3 gene encoding acid-sensing ion channel 3, whose translation is MKPVPRGEEVAGEQGAGPGRRASDIRVFASSCTLHGLGHVFGPGGLTPRRCLWAGAVLLSLAAFLYQVAERIRFYGQFHHVTALDERESHRLTFPAVTLCNINPLRRSRLTPNDLHWVGATLLDLEPDEHGAFLRALGRPPAPPDFRPSLTYDLAELFARAGHSLEDMLLDCRYRGLPCGPNNFTAIFTRLGQCFTFNSGAGGVELLTTPKGGAGNGLELMLTVQQEEYLPMWKDTEETPFEVGVRVQIHSQEEPPDIDQLGFGAAPGYQTFVSCQEQRLTFLPRPWGDCSSAPLELESEPGFPGSPDAPGSPGSPGSPGVAYSLSGCRRACEARYVAARCNCRMVHMPGRAPVCSPQQYKICASPALDWLVRRDAPFCRCPSPCASTRYGKELSMVRIPSRAAAAYLARKYNRSEQYIAENVLVLDIFFEALNYETVDQKKAYEMSGLLGDIGGQMGLFIGASLLTVLEILDYLCEVFLDRVLAYFWKKRRPQQRRPSDSLLEGRMDPHQSPALFAPGPRTVTASQRTCYLVTRL